Proteins encoded in a region of the Orcinus orca chromosome 8, mOrcOrc1.1, whole genome shotgun sequence genome:
- the LOC101281585 gene encoding nucleosome assembly protein 1-like 1 — MADIDNKEQSELDQDLDDVEEVEEEETGEETKIKARQLTVQMMQNPQILAALQERLDGLVETPTGYIESLPRVVKRRVNALKNLQVKCAQIEAKFYEEVHDLERKYAVLYQPLFDKRFEIINAIYEPTEEECEWKPDEEDEISEELKEKAKIEDEKKDEEKEDPKGIPEFWLTVFKNVDLLSDMVQEHDEPILKHLKDIKVKFSDAGQPMSFVLEFHFEPNEYFTNEVLTKTYRMRSEPDDSDPFSFDGPEIMGCTGCQIDWKKGKNVTLKTIKKKQKHKGRGTVRTVTKTVSNDSFFNFFAPPEVPESGDLDDDAEAILAADFEIGHFLRERIIPRSVLYFTGEAIEDDDDDYDEEGEEADEEGEEEGDEENDPDYDPKKDQNPAECKQQ, encoded by the coding sequence ATGGCAGACATCGACAACAAAGAACAGTCTGAACTTGATCAAGATTTGGATGATGTTGAAgaagtagaagaagaagaaactggtgaagaaacaaaaatcaaagcgCGTCAGCTGACTGTTCAGATGATGCAAAATCCTCAGATTCTTGCAGCCCTTCAAGAAAGACTTGATGGTCTGGTAGAAACACCAACAGGATACATTGAAAGCTTGCCTAGGGTAGTTAAAAGACGCGTGAATGCTCTCAAAAACCTTCAAGTTAAATGTGCACAGATAGAAGCCAAGTTCTATGAGGAAGTTCATGATCTTGAAAGAAAGTATGCTGTTCTCTATCAACCTCTATTTGATAAGCGATTTGAGATCATTAATGCCATTTATGAACCTACAGAAGAAGAATGTGAATGGAAACCAGATGAGGAAGATGAAATTTCGGAGGAGCTAAAAGAAAAGGCCAAGAttgaagatgagaaaaaggatgaagaaaaagaagaccccaaaggAATTCCTGAATTTTGGTTGACCGTTTTTAAGAATGTTGACTTGCTCAGTGATATGGTTCAGGAACATGATGAACCTATTCTGAAGCACTTGAAAGATATTAAAGTGAAGTTCTCAGATGCTGGTCAGCCTATGAGTTTTGTCTTAGAATTTCACTTTGAACCCAATGAATATTTCACAAATGAAGTATTGACAAAGACATATAGGATGAGGTCAGAACCAGATGATTCTGATCCTTTTTCTTTTGATGGACCAGAAATTATGGGTTGTACAGGGTGCCAGATAGattggaaaaaagggaagaatgtCACTTTGAAAACCATTAAGAAGAAGCAGAAACACAAGGGACGTGGGACAGTTCGTACTGTGACCAAAACAGTTTCTAATgactctttctttaatttttttgcccCTCCTGAAGTTCCTGAGAGTGGAGATCTGGATGATGATGCTGAAGCTATCCTTGCTGCGGACTTTGAAATTGGTCACTTTTTACGTGAGCGCATAATCCCAAGATCAGTGTTATACTTTACTGGAGAAGCtattgaagatgatgatgatgattatgatgaaGAAGGTGAAGAAGCGgatgaggaaggggaagaagaaggagatgaggaaaatgatCCAGACTATGACCCAAAGAAGGATCAAAACCCAGCAGAGTGCAAGCAGCAGTGA